A stretch of Maridesulfovibrio zosterae DSM 11974 DNA encodes these proteins:
- the mqnB gene encoding futalosine hydrolase gives MKKILFVTATVKEMKASLGGVCSLPALKPGVPVEFSFSGKPGLLLVTGIGVINTSFALGYTLAKYDTELVILAGVAGTFVPDRFPVGSACSVKIEIWPEYGLKSGDEIDPRGLGFCLAEIDGESVWDRVGLMSGVSLVNSGLDRLAKLPEAISLTVSGVTATADGADRFRKKFAVDIENMEGFAAAYVCSMSGVSICQVRTISNLVGSRETEDWDLRGALAELGRVCSWIVK, from the coding sequence TTGAAAAAGATTCTTTTTGTCACAGCTACAGTCAAGGAGATGAAGGCTTCTCTTGGAGGAGTCTGTTCTTTGCCTGCACTGAAACCGGGAGTTCCTGTCGAGTTCTCTTTTTCAGGTAAACCGGGACTGTTGTTGGTGACAGGGATCGGGGTAATCAATACTTCTTTTGCTTTAGGCTATACTCTGGCAAAGTATGACACAGAACTTGTTATATTAGCCGGCGTTGCCGGAACTTTTGTTCCTGATCGATTTCCTGTCGGTTCTGCTTGCAGTGTAAAAATTGAAATATGGCCTGAATACGGGCTTAAGTCCGGGGATGAAATTGATCCTAGGGGGCTCGGATTTTGTCTTGCTGAGATTGATGGTGAGTCTGTATGGGACAGAGTTGGATTAATGTCTGGAGTAAGTCTTGTGAACTCAGGACTTGACCGATTGGCAAAACTGCCCGAAGCTATATCCTTAACAGTTAGCGGAGTAACCGCCACGGCAGATGGTGCTGACAGGTTTAGAAAAAAATTTGCAGTAGATATAGAGAATATGGAAGGTTTTGCAGCTGCGTATGTCTGCTCCATGTCCGGAGTTAGTATATGTCAGGTGAGAACCATTTCAAACCTTGTGGGATCAAGGGAAACCGAAGACTGGGATTTGCGCGGGGCACTGGCCGAGCTTGGCCGTGTTTGCTCCTGGATTGTAAAATAA
- a CDS encoding HDOD domain-containing protein: MSLDEILESPRLMMKLSFPPVMLQLMEEASKTEPDFAVLGEIISMDPVLSTTILTLVNSPFYGLSQEVSDLKRAAVVLGTRELLNLAVTVSYHKHISSKIEDDGYKVYNDWMLTVWGAIAAQLIASRICPEQVDKVYLCCLLKDISLLFLRSAAPKEIPDLAKLDSVAMSYPGQVEAENDSWGMTHGDLSQLLLARWKMSNLDCSPLRNHHCMDEIDSFDLPTQAIILATRWAEMELGNDSKPFNVLQFEMQLQSTLHMEEDVLEDFRALCRTKFQSMLSTLGIEEGDIERHFYKHSIKSLQSNYFLSLELLTAEGGVKSIAQIMGRHIRLNWDMTEWELALKSPHTDSFHLFQASSSGLIKVAGSCVQNSLPWTMRGGSIDITSRNILLGQFRYVAKGLAQEEKKNLKLYFKFIGQAYEHYCAKQHLIEDRAAILEALPLGVASLDISGMLFDMNEEMGRFLGRDALTVTKSFSDLFQTGLSADLGKGWRDFLENENKDSFSKIMCVVLRKDGLPRDACLYISASKQNKGGDQLITVVMEDIREISESQIQALKQRDFLEGLVDSMRDIVFTVDIRGNINYASARFSKIFIGRNLFEIAKPGETFTGVWGPELFGQKKSVVEVLLKRTDTAGRPFELVISQLSGRDGKHLIVARDLTHIRRLEDKLKRQAVFDGLTDIYNHTQFNSLLGREITRSNRTGRPIGLLFFDLDGFKAVNDTEGHLAGDDVLRSVAKILKAELRAGMDFPCRYGGDEFAVIVTEVRPEALEKISGRIRLRIENKFLGKVTISGGLTLLQDGDTPVSMLNRADKAVYEAKGLGGNVLVWAK; this comes from the coding sequence ATGAGTCTTGATGAAATCCTTGAATCTCCAAGGTTGATGATGAAGCTTAGCTTTCCTCCTGTAATGTTGCAGTTGATGGAGGAAGCCAGTAAGACTGAACCCGACTTTGCCGTTCTCGGTGAGATCATCAGCATGGACCCTGTACTTTCAACAACTATTCTTACACTTGTAAACTCTCCTTTCTATGGATTATCACAGGAAGTTTCTGATCTCAAAAGGGCTGCTGTCGTTTTAGGGACTAGAGAGCTTCTTAATCTTGCTGTAACTGTCAGCTATCATAAACATATTTCAAGTAAGATTGAAGATGACGGATATAAGGTCTACAATGATTGGATGCTTACTGTGTGGGGAGCTATAGCTGCTCAACTTATTGCTTCCAGAATATGTCCTGAACAAGTTGACAAGGTCTACTTGTGCTGTCTTCTAAAAGATATTTCTTTGCTCTTTTTGAGGAGTGCCGCACCAAAAGAAATTCCTGATCTTGCAAAACTAGATTCCGTTGCAATGTCGTATCCTGGGCAGGTAGAAGCTGAAAATGACTCTTGGGGTATGACTCATGGTGATCTTAGTCAGCTGTTGCTCGCGCGGTGGAAAATGAGCAATTTGGATTGTTCTCCTTTGCGAAATCATCATTGTATGGATGAAATTGATTCCTTTGATTTGCCTACTCAGGCGATTATTTTGGCAACGAGATGGGCAGAGATGGAACTTGGTAATGATTCTAAGCCCTTCAATGTTTTGCAATTTGAAATGCAGCTTCAAAGTACTCTTCATATGGAAGAAGATGTTCTTGAGGATTTCCGCGCTTTATGCAGAACCAAGTTTCAGTCGATGTTATCCACTTTGGGAATTGAAGAAGGTGATATCGAGAGACATTTTTATAAACACTCTATAAAAAGCCTTCAGTCTAATTATTTTTTGAGTCTTGAGCTGCTCACAGCTGAAGGAGGCGTCAAATCTATTGCACAGATTATGGGGCGCCATATAAGATTGAATTGGGATATGACTGAATGGGAGCTGGCTTTGAAATCCCCACACACGGATTCATTTCATCTTTTTCAGGCTTCAAGTTCAGGTCTTATAAAGGTCGCAGGTAGTTGTGTTCAAAATAGTTTACCATGGACCATGCGTGGCGGGAGTATAGATATTACAAGCCGTAATATCCTTTTGGGCCAGTTTCGTTATGTTGCAAAAGGTCTGGCTCAGGAAGAGAAGAAAAACCTAAAACTCTATTTTAAATTTATCGGTCAAGCTTATGAGCACTATTGTGCTAAACAGCATCTCATTGAAGACAGAGCCGCTATTCTTGAAGCTTTGCCACTAGGTGTTGCATCTCTTGATATAAGCGGAATGCTCTTTGACATGAATGAAGAGATGGGGCGCTTCCTTGGCCGTGATGCGTTAACTGTAACAAAGAGTTTCAGTGACCTTTTTCAAACTGGTCTTAGTGCCGATCTTGGAAAGGGTTGGCGTGATTTTCTTGAAAACGAAAATAAAGATTCATTTAGTAAAATTATGTGTGTAGTCCTTCGCAAAGATGGGTTGCCTAGAGATGCATGTCTTTATATCTCTGCAAGTAAGCAGAACAAAGGTGGAGACCAGCTAATTACTGTTGTAATGGAAGATATCCGGGAAATTTCGGAGAGCCAGATTCAGGCGCTTAAGCAGAGAGATTTTCTGGAAGGTCTGGTTGATTCCATGCGTGACATCGTTTTTACTGTAGATATAAGAGGAAATATTAATTATGCCTCTGCCCGTTTTTCAAAAATTTTCATAGGCAGGAATCTTTTCGAGATTGCAAAACCAGGCGAAACTTTCACAGGAGTATGGGGTCCAGAGCTGTTTGGGCAGAAAAAAAGTGTAGTTGAGGTTTTGCTTAAGCGGACTGATACAGCTGGAAGGCCATTTGAACTTGTTATCAGTCAGTTGTCAGGACGAGACGGTAAACATCTGATCGTTGCCCGTGATCTGACTCATATAAGACGGCTTGAAGATAAATTGAAACGACAGGCTGTTTTTGACGGGCTTACGGATATTTATAACCATACTCAATTTAATAGCCTTCTCGGGCGTGAGATCACTCGCAGTAACAGGACAGGCCGCCCCATCGGCTTACTTTTTTTTGATCTTGATGGTTTCAAAGCAGTCAACGATACAGAAGGGCATCTTGCTGGAGATGATGTTTTAAGGAGCGTAGCAAAGATTTTAAAAGCTGAGTTGCGTGCAGGTATGGATTTTCCGTGCAGGTACGGAGGGGATGAATTTGCTGTGATTGTTACTGAAGTGCGTCCTGAGGCACTCGAGAAGATAAGCGGTAGGATTCGGCTCAGAATAGAGAACAAATTTTTAGGTAAAGTAACCATCAGCGGAGGGCTGACCTTGCTTCAGGACGGTGATACCCCTGTAAGTATGCTTAATCGGGCAGACAAGGCCGTTTATGAAGCTAAGGGTTTAGGCGGAAATGTACTGGTCTGGGCCAAGTAG
- a CDS encoding nucleotide sugar dehydrogenase, which produces MIKFEDIKDKKTTVAIVGLGYVGLPLAVALGRHFKVLGIDISESRIAELRKGYDRTNEVLETDFHNYVEFSSNPAALKDCGIIIVAVPTPIDEARNPDLRPVVGATTMVGENMAPGSVVVYESTVYPGLTEDICVPLLEEKSGLKYGEDFGVGYSPERINPGDREHTLQTIVKVVSGCNEEVTDLLDKLYSTVVTAGTHKASCIKVAEAAKVIENTQRDLNIALMNELSMIFDRMDIDTLDVLEASGTKWNFLPFRPGLVGGHCIGVDPYYLTTKAEAIGHHPQVILAGRKINDAVGKFIADTTIKHMINGDSKVKNARVGVLGLTFKENVPDLRNTKVVDVVEELESFGVNVLIHDAYADSEEAVEEYGIKLVSFEEFHDLDAVVLAVSHDEYRKLSLDEIKSWFRDPAKALVIDVKCFYDRKEMEAAGIAHWRL; this is translated from the coding sequence ATGATTAAATTTGAAGATATTAAAGACAAAAAGACCACTGTTGCTATTGTTGGACTAGGTTATGTCGGGCTTCCTCTGGCTGTAGCTTTAGGACGTCATTTTAAGGTTCTGGGAATCGATATCTCAGAGTCACGCATTGCGGAACTTCGTAAAGGATATGATCGCACTAATGAGGTGCTGGAAACAGATTTTCATAATTATGTTGAGTTCAGCAGTAATCCTGCTGCGCTTAAAGACTGCGGTATAATAATCGTTGCTGTTCCGACTCCTATTGATGAAGCCCGTAATCCTGATCTACGTCCTGTTGTCGGCGCGACAACAATGGTTGGAGAGAACATGGCTCCCGGATCAGTTGTTGTTTATGAGTCGACTGTATACCCTGGCCTTACTGAAGATATTTGTGTTCCTCTTCTGGAAGAAAAATCCGGTTTAAAATACGGTGAAGATTTTGGAGTAGGCTATTCTCCTGAGCGTATCAATCCGGGTGATCGTGAGCATACCTTACAGACTATTGTCAAAGTTGTGTCCGGGTGCAATGAAGAAGTTACTGATCTTCTGGATAAGCTGTATTCAACTGTTGTTACTGCTGGTACCCATAAAGCTTCCTGCATCAAAGTTGCTGAAGCTGCCAAAGTCATTGAGAATACTCAGCGAGATCTCAATATTGCTCTTATGAACGAACTCTCGATGATTTTTGACCGCATGGATATTGATACTCTGGATGTTCTTGAAGCCTCAGGAACAAAATGGAATTTTCTCCCATTTCGTCCAGGTCTGGTAGGTGGGCACTGCATCGGTGTTGACCCTTACTATCTGACTACCAAGGCTGAAGCGATTGGACATCATCCGCAGGTTATTCTTGCTGGACGCAAGATCAATGATGCTGTGGGGAAATTTATTGCTGATACTACCATTAAACATATGATTAATGGCGACAGCAAAGTTAAAAATGCACGTGTTGGCGTGCTTGGGTTGACTTTTAAAGAGAACGTTCCTGATCTGCGTAATACAAAGGTTGTTGATGTTGTTGAAGAACTTGAGTCTTTTGGCGTTAATGTCCTTATTCATGATGCTTACGCAGATTCTGAAGAGGCTGTAGAGGAATACGGAATTAAATTGGTTTCTTTTGAGGAATTTCACGATCTCGATGCAGTTGTTCTTGCCGTATCTCATGATGAATATCGTAAACTGAGTCTTGATGAAATCAAGAGCTGGTTTAGAGATCCTGCTAAAGCTCTAGTCATTGATGTTAAGTGCTTTTATGACCGCAAAGAAATGGAAGCAGCAGGAATTGCTCACTGGAGACTTTAG
- a CDS encoding glycosyltransferase, protein MNVTNVRVDLHVHSKYSTRPSQWILQKLNCPESFTEPLKIYERACARSMNMVTITDHNTINGSLEIAHLDNAFVSEEITTYFPEDGCKLHVLAYNITEEHHREFQKIRENVHDLVVYLREQGIVHVLAHPLFAVNERLTPDHFEKSLLMFNLLELNGTRDEIQNSALRSIVNSLNPEKVDFLANKHNIEPYGNTPWVKGLTGGSDDHSGINIARVYTEIVGVNTPQQMLQAVDEGKCMVQGNAATPHTMAHNLYGIAYQFYKSHFDVTKLKRSAECFRFIDNILDPGDKELPTLLEKLQGLIYRHKSKKYYKTSDCVQAALLREANHIVESDEGARKVCDGSKICPEELEEEWFRFVGNATDKVLSGLGNKIINSAIGANFFDVFHTIGAAGSLYAILAPYFLSYGLFASERELARECMFTFDLGDPLGAETKIAHFTDTFMDINGVALTLQNQLEVARKHNKNLTVVTCGSDSGGGQVVNFKPAGEFNLPEYPELSFKYPPFLRVLSHCLENNYTLLHLATPGPVGLAGLAVAKLLKLPVHGTYHTAFPQYVKAFTEDTGLEDMAWKFMIWFYNQMDTVFVPSEATGDELIEKGVGRDKIKVYPRGVDIERFTPEKRNGFYSGRFKVKEAVKLLYVGRVSKEKNLDILAEAFKTVSPMRPELHLVVVGEGPYLEEMQRLLRGLPVTFTGYLEGEELTGCYASSDIFVFPSATDTFGNVVLEAQASGLPVIVTDFGGPCENLIEDKTGLIVEAGNADAMARAILRFSDHPELLQYMKQSARKYTEKRSFDEEFLKTWIMYEELSRRGSVQ, encoded by the coding sequence ATGAACGTTACCAATGTTAGAGTGGATTTACATGTTCATTCAAAATATTCAACACGACCTTCCCAATGGATTTTGCAGAAGTTGAATTGTCCTGAGAGTTTTACAGAGCCGCTTAAGATTTATGAAAGAGCATGTGCTAGATCAATGAATATGGTCACTATAACCGATCATAATACCATTAATGGCAGTCTAGAAATTGCACACCTTGATAACGCATTTGTCAGCGAAGAGATAACAACATATTTTCCTGAAGACGGTTGTAAGCTTCATGTTCTTGCATATAACATAACTGAAGAGCATCATCGTGAGTTTCAAAAGATACGTGAAAACGTTCATGATCTGGTTGTCTACTTACGAGAACAAGGCATTGTTCATGTTCTTGCCCATCCCCTTTTTGCCGTTAACGAGAGACTTACGCCGGATCATTTTGAGAAATCTCTGCTCATGTTTAATTTGTTGGAATTGAATGGAACCAGAGATGAAATACAGAATTCAGCCTTGCGAAGCATTGTGAATAGCCTTAATCCTGAAAAAGTTGATTTCCTTGCTAATAAGCACAACATCGAGCCATATGGGAATACCCCGTGGGTTAAGGGGCTTACCGGAGGTTCAGATGACCATTCTGGAATCAATATTGCGCGAGTTTATACTGAAATTGTTGGCGTAAACACTCCGCAGCAAATGCTTCAAGCTGTAGACGAAGGAAAGTGTATGGTTCAAGGCAACGCTGCCACTCCACATACAATGGCTCATAATCTTTATGGTATCGCCTACCAGTTCTATAAAAGTCATTTTGACGTCACAAAGCTTAAGAGATCCGCAGAATGTTTTCGGTTCATAGATAACATCCTTGATCCTGGTGACAAGGAATTGCCTACGTTACTTGAGAAATTGCAAGGCCTTATATATAGGCATAAGTCAAAGAAATATTATAAAACTTCAGACTGTGTTCAGGCTGCTCTTTTACGTGAAGCAAATCATATTGTTGAAAGTGACGAAGGAGCACGCAAAGTTTGTGACGGTTCAAAAATATGCCCAGAAGAGCTTGAAGAGGAATGGTTTCGTTTTGTAGGAAATGCCACAGACAAGGTTCTTTCAGGACTTGGAAATAAAATTATAAATAGTGCAATCGGTGCTAATTTTTTTGATGTATTCCATACAATAGGTGCAGCCGGATCATTATATGCCATTCTGGCTCCGTATTTTCTTTCATATGGACTTTTTGCCAGTGAGAGGGAATTAGCTCGTGAATGCATGTTTACTTTTGATTTGGGCGATCCTCTTGGGGCAGAAACAAAGATCGCACATTTTACAGACACTTTCATGGATATAAATGGAGTTGCATTGACTCTTCAAAATCAACTTGAGGTTGCACGTAAGCATAACAAAAATTTAACTGTCGTGACTTGCGGATCAGATAGTGGAGGTGGACAGGTTGTAAATTTTAAGCCTGCCGGTGAATTCAATCTTCCAGAGTATCCTGAACTGTCTTTTAAGTACCCACCTTTTTTACGTGTTTTATCACATTGTCTTGAAAATAATTACACCTTGCTGCATCTTGCAACACCCGGTCCTGTGGGCCTTGCAGGGCTTGCTGTTGCAAAACTTTTGAAACTACCTGTACATGGAACGTATCACACGGCATTTCCACAATATGTAAAAGCGTTTACCGAAGATACTGGCTTAGAAGATATGGCGTGGAAATTCATGATCTGGTTTTACAATCAAATGGATACCGTTTTTGTGCCTTCTGAGGCAACAGGTGATGAACTGATTGAGAAAGGTGTTGGAAGAGATAAAATCAAAGTATATCCAAGAGGTGTTGATATCGAGCGTTTCACTCCTGAAAAGCGAAATGGTTTTTATAGCGGACGATTTAAAGTAAAAGAAGCCGTAAAGTTGCTTTATGTTGGCCGGGTTTCTAAAGAAAAGAATCTCGATATTCTTGCAGAAGCATTCAAAACAGTTTCTCCGATGCGGCCGGAGCTCCATCTTGTTGTTGTTGGGGAGGGACCGTATCTTGAAGAAATGCAGAGGTTGCTCAGGGGATTGCCGGTAACTTTTACAGGGTATCTCGAAGGTGAAGAATTAACAGGATGTTATGCCAGTTCTGATATTTTTGTATTTCCTTCGGCAACGGATACATTTGGTAATGTGGTTCTCGAAGCACAGGCTTCCGGATTACCCGTAATTGTGACTGATTTTGGAGGTCCTTGCGAAAACCTAATTGAAGATAAAACCGGGCTTATTGTCGAAGCCGGGAATGCTGATGCTATGGCCAGAGCCATTTTAAGGTTCAGCGATCATCCTGAACTTTTACAATATATGAAACAAAGTGCTCGAAAATATACCGAGAAAAGATCCTTTGATGAAGAATTCCTTAAAACATGGATAATGTATGAAGAACTATCAAGGCGTGGTTCTGTTCAGTAA
- a CDS encoding AIR synthase-related protein produces MLWRVEVALKDHVRDVHGHKVSNKIKEELGIDAGEVRTIKVYTVEGLEKDEIEKVLEMGVLHDPVLHISSLKPLAKDFAWNLEVGFRPGVTDNEGRTAKESVVLVTGPADASTIKVYTSTQYIFSKDLGLDKITHIAKDLLANELIQRYEIRSAEEWIQSPGFEAKAARVTGKASDEVATIDLASMNDDEMVAFSRANTLALSLEEFHGIRDYYADPEVVKQREEMGLTATPTDAELEALAQTWSEHCKHKIFSSKIEYENKETGFSSTVDSLYKTCIMKTTKEIRAEKGDDDFCLSVFKDNAGVIKFNDKLNVCVKMETHNSPSALDPYGGALTGIVGVNRDPMGTGLGANLLCNTDVFCFASPFHEGELPPRLLHPRRVFEGVREGVEHGGNKSGIPTVNGSIVFDERYLGKPLVYCGTIGTMPVKSAGRLSYEKKALPGDIIVMTGGRIGKDGIHGATFSSEELHEGSPATAVQIGDPITQRKMYDCLMRARDLGLYNAITDNGAGGLSSSVGEMAEDSGGCDLDLAKAPLKYDGLKPWEILVSEAQERMTLAVPPEKLDEFMALADEMDVEATALGTYTDSGLYNIRYGEKPVACLRMDFLHDGVPQMQLKAVWERPVIESSGEPVVEDHTALLKDMLGRLNICSKEYVIRQYDHEVQGRSVVKPLVGEKEDGPADAGVLRPDYDSDKGLVVSHGICPKFSDLDTYWMMANAVDEAIRNAVAVGGDITHMAGIDNFCWCDPVQSESTPDGHYKLAQLVRANQALSHFCRAFGVPCISGKDSMKNDYKGGGVKISIPPTVLFSVVGTVPDINKCVTSDFKKPGEFVYVLGLTRNEMGGSEIASQLGFSHNIVPQVEALTAKKRYLTLNNAMSQGLVSSCHDLSDGGLGVALAEMSIGGRIGCEIDLRSVPTEYGMSTLSVLYSETASRFAVTVAPENAAKFEDLFAGQICKRIGMTVGGDSFGLMEGTFGIVRSKIEHLATAFKATLDW; encoded by the coding sequence ATGCTCTGGCGTGTCGAGGTCGCACTCAAAGACCATGTTCGCGATGTTCACGGACATAAAGTTTCCAACAAGATAAAAGAAGAACTCGGTATTGACGCCGGCGAAGTCCGGACGATCAAAGTATATACTGTAGAAGGTCTTGAAAAAGACGAAATTGAAAAAGTGCTGGAAATGGGCGTCTTACATGATCCCGTATTACATATTTCTTCACTTAAACCTCTGGCTAAAGATTTCGCATGGAATCTTGAAGTTGGTTTTCGTCCAGGTGTTACTGATAACGAAGGCCGTACCGCCAAGGAGTCAGTTGTTCTGGTAACTGGGCCGGCTGATGCTTCTACTATTAAAGTATATACATCCACTCAGTATATTTTTTCCAAAGATCTTGGTCTGGATAAAATTACTCATATTGCCAAAGACCTGCTGGCAAACGAACTCATTCAGCGTTACGAGATTCGTTCAGCCGAAGAGTGGATACAGTCCCCCGGCTTTGAAGCTAAAGCGGCACGAGTTACCGGAAAAGCCAGTGATGAAGTTGCCACAATTGATCTTGCTTCAATGAATGATGATGAAATGGTTGCTTTCAGCCGTGCCAATACTCTGGCGCTGAGTCTTGAAGAATTTCATGGCATCCGTGATTACTATGCTGACCCTGAAGTTGTTAAGCAGCGTGAAGAAATGGGGCTGACAGCTACACCAACTGATGCTGAACTTGAGGCTCTTGCACAGACATGGTCCGAGCATTGTAAGCATAAAATTTTCAGTTCAAAGATTGAATATGAAAATAAGGAAACCGGATTTTCCAGTACCGTAGACAGCCTTTATAAAACATGCATTATGAAAACCACTAAGGAAATCCGTGCCGAAAAGGGTGATGATGATTTCTGTCTATCCGTTTTCAAAGATAATGCCGGGGTTATCAAGTTTAATGATAAACTCAATGTTTGTGTGAAGATGGAAACTCATAACAGTCCCTCAGCTCTGGACCCTTACGGCGGAGCTTTGACCGGGATTGTAGGTGTTAACCGTGACCCTATGGGAACCGGCCTTGGCGCAAATCTGCTTTGTAACACAGATGTATTTTGTTTTGCTTCTCCTTTTCATGAAGGAGAGCTTCCTCCACGTCTGCTGCACCCGCGTCGTGTGTTCGAAGGTGTACGTGAAGGTGTAGAGCATGGTGGTAACAAGTCAGGTATTCCAACAGTTAATGGTTCTATTGTTTTCGATGAAAGATATCTTGGTAAACCACTAGTTTATTGTGGAACTATAGGAACCATGCCGGTAAAATCTGCCGGACGCCTCAGCTATGAGAAAAAGGCTCTTCCCGGTGATATCATAGTAATGACTGGTGGACGTATCGGTAAAGATGGTATTCATGGCGCAACGTTTTCTTCTGAAGAACTGCACGAAGGTTCGCCTGCAACTGCAGTTCAGATCGGAGACCCTATTACTCAGCGCAAAATGTACGACTGCCTTATGCGTGCCCGTGATCTTGGCTTGTACAATGCCATCACCGATAATGGAGCAGGAGGACTGTCTTCATCTGTTGGTGAAATGGCGGAAGACAGCGGTGGTTGTGATCTTGACCTCGCTAAAGCCCCCCTTAAATATGACGGTCTTAAACCGTGGGAAATTCTTGTTTCCGAAGCTCAGGAGCGCATGACTCTCGCTGTTCCTCCAGAGAAGCTGGACGAGTTTATGGCTCTGGCTGATGAAATGGATGTTGAAGCAACTGCTCTTGGAACTTACACCGATAGCGGCCTCTACAATATCCGTTATGGTGAAAAGCCTGTTGCCTGCCTGCGCATGGATTTTCTCCATGATGGTGTTCCTCAGATGCAGCTGAAAGCTGTATGGGAACGCCCTGTTATTGAATCAAGTGGCGAGCCTGTAGTCGAAGATCATACTGCTCTGCTTAAGGATATGCTCGGCAGACTCAATATTTGTAGTAAAGAATACGTTATCCGCCAATATGATCACGAGGTTCAGGGACGAAGTGTAGTTAAGCCTCTGGTTGGTGAGAAAGAAGACGGACCTGCTGATGCCGGTGTACTCAGACCTGATTATGATTCAGACAAGGGTCTTGTTGTTTCACATGGTATCTGTCCAAAATTCAGTGATCTGGACACCTACTGGATGATGGCTAACGCTGTTGATGAAGCTATTCGAAACGCCGTAGCCGTTGGCGGTGATATTACCCATATGGCCGGTATTGATAACTTCTGCTGGTGCGATCCGGTTCAGTCTGAGTCAACTCCCGACGGTCACTACAAACTTGCTCAGCTTGTTCGTGCAAATCAGGCTTTGTCGCATTTTTGCCGTGCTTTCGGAGTACCATGTATTTCCGGTAAAGACTCAATGAAGAATGACTACAAAGGCGGAGGAGTTAAAATTTCAATTCCACCGACTGTATTATTCTCCGTTGTGGGTACTGTCCCAGACATTAACAAGTGCGTAACCTCCGACTTTAAAAAGCCAGGTGAGTTCGTATATGTTCTTGGATTGACCCGCAATGAGATGGGCGGTTCAGAGATAGCTTCTCAGCTTGGATTCAGCCATAATATTGTTCCGCAGGTTGAAGCTCTAACTGCAAAGAAACGTTATCTCACTTTGAATAACGCAATGAGTCAGGGACTTGTCTCATCATGTCATGATTTGTCAGACGGTGGGCTTGGTGTTGCTCTTGCTGAAATGTCCATCGGTGGCCGCATTGGTTGTGAAATTGATCTGCGTTCCGTGCCGACTGAATATGGCATGTCTACTCTTTCCGTTCTTTACAGTGAAACTGCCAGTCGTTTTGCGGTAACAGTTGCACCTGAGAACGCTGCAAAGTTTGAAGACCTGTTTGCAGGGCAGATTTGCAAGCGTATAGGTATGACTGTAGGCGGAGATTCCTTCGGTCTCATGGAAGGAACATTCGGTATAGTAAGAAGTAAGATTGAACATCTTGCGACTGCTTTTAAAGCTACACTCGATTGGTAA
- a CDS encoding polyprenyl synthetase family protein, with protein sequence MTELLAYFEKELPLINGFLDEETAKLEGLVKGVARHVLLAPGKRIRPILTILSARGLGYSKDDLYPLAGSLELLHAATLLHDDILDDADLRRGVEASHLVFGTTETILAGDVLLALANRIGADYGKSRISSVLASGIMATVEGEIREIAHISEPMVDRGIYMEIIIGKTARLIETSCRIGAALACDDRSLEDALGNFGLNMGIAFQLVDDALDYESPSGDTGKPEGGDLKEGKITLPLILYLEMLQAKEAEELLAHIKNRTLSDERRDQVLEDIRKHEFGAKTRASAAEYIEKAKQCLAPLPDSVESRVLKLAADFVLTRSK encoded by the coding sequence ATGACTGAGTTATTAGCCTATTTTGAAAAGGAGTTGCCTCTAATTAACGGTTTTCTTGATGAGGAGACCGCTAAACTTGAAGGCTTGGTGAAAGGGGTGGCACGGCACGTACTTCTTGCCCCTGGTAAGAGGATTCGTCCAATACTCACCATTCTTTCTGCACGAGGATTGGGATATTCCAAGGATGACCTGTACCCTTTAGCCGGTTCTCTGGAGCTTCTGCATGCTGCAACACTTTTGCATGATGATATACTTGATGATGCCGATCTGCGTAGAGGGGTTGAAGCTTCACATCTAGTATTTGGAACAACCGAAACAATTCTTGCCGGAGATGTTCTTCTGGCACTAGCCAACCGTATCGGCGCAGATTACGGAAAATCCAGAATCAGCTCTGTTCTGGCTTCAGGTATTATGGCGACAGTTGAAGGTGAAATCAGAGAGATAGCCCACATATCAGAACCCATGGTCGATCGTGGAATCTATATGGAAATTATCATAGGCAAGACGGCACGGCTTATTGAAACTTCGTGCCGTATTGGTGCTGCATTAGCCTGTGATGACCGCTCGCTTGAAGATGCTTTAGGGAATTTTGGTTTGAACATGGGTATTGCTTTTCAGCTTGTTGATGATGCGCTGGATTATGAGTCTCCTTCCGGGGATACCGGTAAGCCCGAAGGCGGTGATTTGAAAGAGGGCAAGATTACTTTACCGCTGATTCTTTATCTTGAGATGTTACAAGCTAAAGAGGCAGAAGAATTGCTTGCTCATATTAAGAATCGTACTCTTTCAGACGAAAGGCGTGATCAGGTTCTTGAAGATATTAGAAAGCATGAGTTCGGAGCCAAAACCAGAGCATCTGCAGCTGAATACATTGAAAAAGCAAAACAGTGTCTTGCCCCACTTCCGGATAGTGTTGAGAGCAGAGTGCTTAAACTAGCAGCTGATTTTGTGTTGACCCGAAGCAAGTAG